One window from the genome of Epinephelus fuscoguttatus linkage group LG3, E.fuscoguttatus.final_Chr_v1 encodes:
- the zgc:172076 gene encoding LOW QUALITY PROTEIN: zgc:172076 (The sequence of the model RefSeq protein was modified relative to this genomic sequence to represent the inferred CDS: inserted 1 base in 1 codon), protein MWKVKPLLASPMETRYRPVLENLVPPDPMSQFHLKRGSPDEEFPXLCRNSTWMGKILTRAMYRRQFHRCTPSGVIFDDVIRPGLEEPGDWSTPVTVGCVAGDAQSYVLFCDFFDRVIEAHHGHKITSQTSEGDFNYDNVKGGDDLDRSYAACCEVSVVRGVEDFCFPTHCSRGERRQLLTLASRALQRLEEEQLPGRLLLLEELNQEQQRELNLNTPSSSQLRIGVARDWPDARAVWVSEDGSLVVWVNMEDHLRLVSTRDDANITEAFKCICTNLQKLEEFYRQLRHPFTWKQQLGWVSSSPADVGTGLRIRVHLRLQHLPRHKRLQDVLKRLRVCMDATESPALYCVSNVATFGLSEVSLTQLVVDGVKLLIAMEKRLEGGRDIDELVPTQK, encoded by the exons CTCTGCTTGCCTCTCCTATGGAGACGAGATACCGGCCAGTTTTGGAG AATTTGGTCCCCCCTGACCCCATGTCCCAGTTCCACCTGAAGAGAGGTTCTCCAGATGAGGAGTTTC ACCTCTGCAGGAACTCTACCTGGATGGGAAAGATCCTCACACGTGCCATGTATCGCCGACAGTTCCACCGCTGCACCCCCAGTGGAGTCAtctttgatgatgtcatccgCCCGGGCCTTGAGGAACCAG GTGACTGGTCCACTCCTGTAACTGTGGGCTGTGTCGCGGGCGACGCTCAGTCCTACGTCCTGTTCTGTGATTTCTTCGACCGAGTCATCGAGGCACATCACGGACACAAGATCACCAGCCAGACGTCAGAGGGCGACTTCAACTACGACAACGTGAAG ggaggTGATGACTTGGACAGGTCATACGCTGCATGCTGTGAGGTGAGTGTTGTTCGAGGCGTTGAAGACTTCTGCTTCCCGACACACTGCAGCCGAGGAGAGCGCAGACAGCTCCTCACACTGGCCAGCAGAG CTCTGCAGCggctggaggaggagcagctgcCGGGTCGACTCCTCTTACTGGAGGAGCTGaaccaggagcagcagagggagctgAACCTGAACACTCCGTCCTCCTCCCAGCTCCGTATCGGCGTGGCCCGGGACTGGCCTGACGCCAGGGCGGTCTG GGTGAGTGAAGATGGCAGCTTGGTGGTCTGGGTCAACATGGAGGACCACCTCAGACTTGTGTCTACACGAGATGATGCCAACATCACAGAGGCCTTTAAATGCATCTGCACCAACCTGCAGAAG ctggagGAGTTCTACAGACAGCTCAGACACCCGTTCACCTGGAAGCAGCAGCTGGGGTGGGTGAGCAGCTCTCCAGCCGACGTGGGGACGGGTCTGAGGATCAGAGTCCACCTCAGACTGCAGCACCTCCCCAGACACAAACGGCTGCAGGACGTCCTGAAGAGACTGAGGGTCTGCATGGACGCTACAG AATCCCCGGCGCTGTATTGTGTGAGCAACGTCGCAACCTTTGGCCTGAGCGAGGTCAGCCTGACCCAGCTGGTGGTGGATGGGGTCAAACTGCTCATCGCCATGGAGAAGAGGCTGGAGGGCGGCCGAGATATAGATGAGCTTGTTCCCACGCAGAAGTAG